In Anthonomus grandis grandis chromosome 5, icAntGran1.3, whole genome shotgun sequence, the following are encoded in one genomic region:
- the LOC126736599 gene encoding probable transaldolase, with the protein MSCEPQCKRSKMSNTLEQLKALTIVVADTGDFEAMKAYKPTDATTNPSLMLQAASLPQYKPLIEKAVKYGQKLGNTLEEKVENAMDMLCVLFGIEILKIVPGRVSTEVDARLSFDTQGSVNKAKKIIHLYKENGIDKERILIKLASTWEGIQAAKILESEYGIHCNLTLLFNFAQAVACAEAGVTLISPFVGRILDWYVANTDKKSYSGEEDPGVISVTKIYNYYKKFGYKTVVMGASFRNTSEIKALAGCDLLTISPKLLGELESSHEQLPRKLSPETAKKVQLEQLELTESKFRWMLNEDQMATDKLSDGIRKFAADSIKLENTIRTLLAKA; encoded by the exons CCATGAAGGCTTACAAACCCACAGACGCCACAACAAACCCATCCTTAATGCTTCAAGCAGCCAGTTTGCCACAATACAAACCCCTAATTGAGAAAGCAGTGAAATATGGCCAAAAACTAGGAAACACTTTGGAAGAAAAAGTTGAGAACGCGATGGACATGTTGTGCGTACTTTTTGGGatagaaatcttaaaaattgtGCCTGGTAGGGTCTCTACTGAAGTCGATGCTAG ATTGTCTTTTGATACACAAGGAAGCgtaaacaaagcaaaaaaaatcattcatttatataaagaaaatggAATTGACAAGGAGAGAATATTAATCAAATTGGCCTCAACATGGGAAGGTATCCAAGCAGCAAA aattttagagaGTGAATATGGAATCCACTGCAATTTGACTCTCCTATTCAATTTCGCTCAGGCAGTCGCTTGTGCTGAAGCCGGGGTAACTCTTATCTCACCTTTTGTAGGAAGGATTTTGGATTG GTATGTGGCAAACACagataaaaaatcatattctgGTGAAGAAGATCCTGGTGTCATCTCAGttacaaaaatttacaattattataaaaaattcggTTACAAGACTGTCGTCATGGGAGCATCATTCAGAAACAcaa GTGAAATCAAAGCCTTAGCTGGCTGTGATCTGTTAACAATAAGTCCAAAACTGTTGGGAGAACTGGAAAGTAGCCACGAGCAATTGCCACGTAAATTGAGCCCAGAAACGGCCAAAAAAGTTCAACTCGAACAGTTGGAACTCACAGAGTCTAAATTTAGGTGGATGCTAAATGAAGATCAAATGGCTACTGATAAACTTTCAGATGGCATCAGGAAATTTGCCGCTGATTCCATCAAGCTTGAGAATACTATTAGGACTCTTTTAGCCAAAGCATAA
- the LOC126736583 gene encoding TBC domain-containing protein kinase-like protein isoform X2: MTESGSLVSFPVLQVLYSAPELFLVGVETSYSDPKVDIWSLGMCLAELALNKLFWSTLKLSQRIRKVLSLLQTDTPIFEKIAREHNCYDQYLVLPEDLKEIIDLCLSISPNKRPTCKQLLQKECFQQFHPKPEQNPISKLCKPFQIFTIHEFYHWWQLAGGDVFQELKKQGLIRSSPPILSVPSLVLIEGTILGQERNPSTLYDPRIVQMPLDSLYRRFSHIPFAAFYPLIHSKSDIIAKADPPPYDATGLPLVIKERDPEYQLHRVILLRRLLHGYPFTKEFIINEAEEDIPPLLRGEIWAALLNIRASYKTDYLRVDKFTHTTTDRQIEVDIPRCHQYNELLSSAEGHKKLKRILKAWVSKNSKYVYWQGLDSLTAPFLYLHFNDEAKAFACLSAFIPKYLYNFFLKDNSAIIEEYLCKFSQLIAFHDPDLANHLHEIVFYPQLFAIPWFLTLFSHVFPLYKILHLWDKLLLCDSSFPIHIGLSILTQLRDRLLTSGFNECILLFSDLPEVDIEKCALLSLSTYQNTPRSITSREHENDLFRKRTELDISGVTLDELKKERCARISANDVVSLVRNQPRNALLIDIRNNIAFSRCSVKGSINIPFSSVPFSDKNIENLGINYSQIKSKGDKIVVIIGDEETDLERFPEFLLQCNISKVCVLHGGFSTLLPVTPTILTSNIPL, translated from the exons ACAAGTTCTTTACTCTGCCCCCGAACTATTCCTGGTAGGCGTAGAGACGTCATACTCAGATCCAAAAGTAGATATTTGGTCCCTTGGCATGTGCTTAGCTGAACTTGCCTTAAACAAATTATTCTGGAGCACTTTAAAGTTGAGCCAACGGATTAGAAAAGTTTTAAGTCTGTTGCAAACCGATACTCCAATATTCGAGAAGATTGCGAGGGAACACAACTGTTATGATCAATATTTG GTGCTTCCAGAAGATCTCAAAGAAATCATTGACTTATGTTTAAGCATTTCTCCAAATAAGCGTCCAACATGTAAACAGCTTTTACAAAAAGAATGCTTTCAGCAGTTCCATCCAAAACCTGAACAGAATCCTATTAGTAAACTATGTAaaccttttcaaatatttacaattCATGAATTTTACCACTGGTGGCAGCTGGCCGGAGGAGATGTTTTTCAAGAACTAAAAAAGCAAGGACTTATTAGGTCTAGTCCACCGATTTTATCTGTTCCTAG tcttGTTCTAATAGAAGGCACTATATTAGGGCAAGAACGTAACCCATCAACACTATATGATCCAAGAATAGTCCAAATGCCATTAGATTCCCTATACCGTCGATTTTCTCACATACCTTTTGCAGCCTTTTATCCATTGATTCACAGCAAATCAGACATTATAGCGAAAGCTGATCCACCGCCATATGATGCCACTGGTTTGCCTTTAGTTATAAAAGAAAGAGATCCAGAGTATCAATTACATAGAGTGATTTTACTTAGACGTTTATTACAt gGTTATCCGTTTACCAAGGAGTTTATAATAAATGAAGCTGAGGAGGATATTCCACCACTTTTACGTGGAGAAATCTGGGCGgctttattaaatataagaGCTAGTTATAAAACTGATTATTTAAGAGTTGACAAATTTACACACACCACGACTGATAGACAA ATAGAAGTCGATATTCCTCGTTGCCATCAGTATAACGAATTGCTCTCTTCCGCAGAGGGTCACAAGAAGTTAAAGCGAATTTTAAAAGCTTGGGtgtcaaaaaattctaaatacgtATATTGGCAAGGATTAGATTCACTGACAGCACCgtttttgtatttacattttaatgatGAAGCCAAAGCTTTTGCATGCTTGTCGGCctttatacctaaatatttgTACAATTTCTTCCTTAAAGACAATTCGGCTATTATTGAGGAGTATTTGTGCAAGTTTTCACAGTTGATTGCCTTCCATGATCCGGATTTAGCAAATCATTTGCACGAAATAGTTTTTTACCCGCAGCTGTTTGCTATTCCTTGGTTTCTAACGTTGTTTTCAC ATGTATTTCCTCTTTACAAAATCCTACATCTCTGGGACAAACTTCTGCTCTGCGATTCTTCTTTTCCAATCCATATAGGCTTATCTATTTTGACACAACTAAGAGATAGACTGCTTACCTCTGGATTTAACGAATGTATATTATTGTTTTCTGATCTGCCGGAAGTGGATATTGAAAAATGTGCGTTGTTATCGCTCTCGACTTACCAGAACACTCCAAGAAGCATCACCAGCAGAGAGCACGAAAATGATTTGTTTAGAAAAAGAACAGAGTTG GATATCTCTGGGGTGACACTAGACGAACTCAAGAAGGAAAGATGTGCAAGAATCAGCGCTAATGATGTTGTAAGCTTAGTTAGAAACCAACCTAGGAACGCACTCTTAATAGATATCAGAAATAACATAGC attttcaAGATGTTCAGTAAAAGGCAGCATAAACATTCCATTTTCAAGTGTACCGTTTAgcgataaaaatattgaaaatctcgGAATAAATTATTCTCAAATAAAATCAAAGGGTGATAAAATTGTGGTGATAATTGGAGATGAAGAAACCGACCTTGAGAGG tttccAGAATTTTTACTACAGTGCAATATAAGTAAAGTATGTGTGTTACATGGCGGATTTAGCACTCTTTTACCAGTGACGCCGACAATTTTAACTTCTAACATTccgttatga